The genomic DNA GCCGGTCGAAGATCATCGCTTTGCTGTGCAGGCTGGAATCCGAGCCGCGAAACGACTTGCTGTAAAAAATATGCGGGCCGCTCCCACCACCGTCACCGGGCTGGCGGCGCAGTTCGAACAGTTTGACCCCGTGCTCCAGCAACGCCTTGCGATACGGCGCATAACCGCCGTGCACTGCCGGCACATCGGTGGCTTCCAGCGAGTTGGTCAGCAGGTTCACCGATACGCCGGCGTCAGCGTGCCCGGTCAGGTACACCAGCCCCGGCTGGCCCGGCACGAAGTAGGCCGAAATCATGATCAGCTCTTTGCTGACGCCCGTGAGTTCCGGCGCCAGTTGCGTGGTCAGCAGCAATTGCGGGTCCGGCTCACCCTTGGCCAGCACCTTGCTCGGCGCGTCCCACAGCGCCTGACTCCAGGCCCAGATCAGCTCTTTGCGCCAGATGTCCATCCGCGGTTCGGTTTTGAAGGTCATCAACTGCTGATACAGCACGTGATTCTGCTTGCGGGTTTCTTCCAGCGATTCTTCCAGGCGCGTGCGGGTGTTCTGCAAGTCCTTGGCCGAGGGTTCGCTGGAGAGAAATTCTTCGATGGGTTTGCTCAGGGCGCTGTTCCAGTACTGGTCGAAGCTATGCCCGAGCTGCTCGGCCACAGGTCCCACGCTGAGCATGTCGATGTCGGTGAAATTCAGGTTCGGCTCGGCATCGAAATACTCGTCGCCCAGATTGCGCCCACCAACGATGGCCACGCTGTTGTCCGCCAGCCACAGCTTGTTGTGCATGCGCCGATGTTGCAGCGACAGATTGAGCAGGCGTCCGGCAGCCCGGGTCACGCCCGTGCTGCGGCCAAGATGCAGCGGGTTGAACAGGCGGATCTGGATCTGCGGATGCGCCGCCAGCGTGGCGATGATCTGGTCGAGGCCGTCGCTGGTGGTGTCGTCGAGCAGGATGCGCACGCGCACGCCACGGTCGGCAGCCTTGAGCAATTCCTCCACCAGCATTCGCGTGCTGACGCCGTCGTGGACGATGTAGTACTGCAAATCGAGGCTGCTCTGCGCATTGCGGATCAGCTCGGCGCGGGCGGTGAACGCCTCGGTGCTGTTAGACAACAGGCGGAAACCGGAACGGCCCTGATACGGCGCCGCTTGAGCCTGGATCGAACGCCCGAAGCTGGAGCCGGACGCCGGCAGCGCCTGACTCGGTTCGCGCGGCACATCAAGGCTGGCGCAACCGCTCAGGAGCGAAGCGAGCATCAGCAAAGCGAGTAGGGGCTGTCTGAAGCTCACGTGGGATCGTTCCGGTCGGCGGCAAAAGTCGGTATATGGACGCTGGTCAATCGAAAAAGGTCAGTCGGCTTCGGCCAGCAGTTTGATTGCTGCCGCGCCGACCTTGCGTACCGCCTCTTCGATCTGCGGTGTCGGTTTGGCAGCGTAGTTCATCCGCAGGCAATTGCGGTACTTGCCCGAGGCGGAAAAGATGCTGCCAACGGCAATCTGGACGCCTTGGTCGTGCAGCGCACGGTTCAGTTTCAGGGTGTCGAACCCTTCCGGCAGTTCGACCCACAGCATGAAGCTGCCTTGTGGGCGGCTGGCGCGGGTGCCGGCGGGGAAGTAGCGCGTGACCCAGTCGATCATCATGTCGCGATTGCGCTGGTATTGCGTGCGCATCCGCCGTAAATGGGGTTCGAAGTGGCCGGACTTGATAAATTCGGCGATGGCGATTTGCGGTTGCGGCGCGGTGGAGCCAGTGCTGATGTATTTCATGTGCAGCACCCGTTCCAGATACCGCCCCGGTGCGACCCAACCGATGCGCAGGCCTGGGGCCAAAGTCTTGGAAAACGAACTGCACAACAACACGCGGCCATCTTCGTCGAAGGATTTGATCGTGCGCGGACGCGGATAGGTGTAAGCCAGTTCGCCATACACATCGTCTTCGATGATCGCCACGTCGAAGCGCTGAGCCAGGTTGAGCAGGGCGCGTTTGCGCGACTCCGGCATGATGTAGCCCAGCGGATTGTTGCAGTTGGGCGTGAGCTGGATGACCTTGATCGGCCACTGTTCCAGCGCCAGTTCCAGGGCTTCGAGGCTGATGCCGGTGAGCGGATCGGTGGGGATTTCCAGGGCTTTCATACCCAGCCCCTTGAGGGTCTGCATGGCGCCGTGAAAGCTCGGTGAATCCACCGCGACGATGTCGCCGGGCTCACAGATGGCGTGGATGCTGGTTGACAGTGCTTCGTGGCAACCGGTGGTGACGACGAGGTCGCTGGCGCTCAACTGGCATCCGGAATCGAGCATCAGCCGGGCGATCTGTTCGCGCAGTTCGAGGGTGCCATGGATGTTGTCGTAATACAGGCCGGGCATGTCCTGGCGGCGGCTAATCCGCGCCAGCCCGCGCAGCAGCGGTTTCATGGTTGGCGAGGTGACGTCGGGCATGCCGCGACCGAGTTGCACTACATCCTTGCGCGGCACCGCGCGAATCAGCTCCAGCACCTGATCCCACTGCGAAATCTCCACCGGTCGCTGCGCCGGGCGCCCGACTGCAGGCAGCTCCGGCAGCTCGCGCCCAACCGGCACAAAGTAGCCGGACTTGGGCTTCGGCGTGGCCAGCCCGCTGTCTTCCAGCACGCGATAGGCCTGCTGCACCGTGCTGAGACTGACACCATGTTCTACGCTCAAGGCACGCACCGACGGCAGTCTGTCACCTGGACGATAGAAGCCTTGTTCGATGCGCGTGCCGAGCAGTTCGGCGAGGTTCACATAAAGCGTCATGGCACTGCCTCGATGCTGATGATTCGAAAAACCAGTACAGATGCGGGGTAAATCGACAATTCAGTGGCATTAACAGCAAATCTGTATGGAGTTAATACAGGTTGGTTGAATCTGTAATGCTTTTGCCGACCCGCGCATCATG from Pseudomonas baetica includes the following:
- a CDS encoding phospholipase D family protein is translated as MSFRQPLLALLMLASLLSGCASLDVPREPSQALPASGSSFGRSIQAQAAPYQGRSGFRLLSNSTEAFTARAELIRNAQSSLDLQYYIVHDGVSTRMLVEELLKAADRGVRVRILLDDTTSDGLDQIIATLAAHPQIQIRLFNPLHLGRSTGVTRAAGRLLNLSLQHRRMHNKLWLADNSVAIVGGRNLGDEYFDAEPNLNFTDIDMLSVGPVAEQLGHSFDQYWNSALSKPIEEFLSSEPSAKDLQNTRTRLEESLEETRKQNHVLYQQLMTFKTEPRMDIWRKELIWAWSQALWDAPSKVLAKGEPDPQLLLTTQLAPELTGVSKELIMISAYFVPGQPGLVYLTGHADAGVSVNLLTNSLEATDVPAVHGGYAPYRKALLEHGVKLFELRRQPGDGGGSGPHIFYSKSFRGSDSSLHSKAMIFDRQKSFIGSFNFDPRSVLWNTEVGVLVDSPELAEHVRELALQGMAPALSYEAKLENGQIVWKTEDNGEMHTLTKEPGSWWRRFNAWFSTTVGLERML
- a CDS encoding PLP-dependent aminotransferase family protein → MTLYVNLAELLGTRIEQGFYRPGDRLPSVRALSVEHGVSLSTVQQAYRVLEDSGLATPKPKSGYFVPVGRELPELPAVGRPAQRPVEISQWDQVLELIRAVPRKDVVQLGRGMPDVTSPTMKPLLRGLARISRRQDMPGLYYDNIHGTLELREQIARLMLDSGCQLSASDLVVTTGCHEALSTSIHAICEPGDIVAVDSPSFHGAMQTLKGLGMKALEIPTDPLTGISLEALELALEQWPIKVIQLTPNCNNPLGYIMPESRKRALLNLAQRFDVAIIEDDVYGELAYTYPRPRTIKSFDEDGRVLLCSSFSKTLAPGLRIGWVAPGRYLERVLHMKYISTGSTAPQPQIAIAEFIKSGHFEPHLRRMRTQYQRNRDMMIDWVTRYFPAGTRASRPQGSFMLWVELPEGFDTLKLNRALHDQGVQIAVGSIFSASGKYRNCLRMNYAAKPTPQIEEAVRKVGAAAIKLLAEAD